The Candidatus Methylomirabilota bacterium genome window below encodes:
- a CDS encoding YihY/virulence factor BrkB family protein gives MTRARVTRFPAGRHLSPWRLGGLSVRDLGRRLYRRIGEDEIPVRAAALSYWFLFSLFPAFLVLTAVVGLFPGSHLIGRLLRYLDQVLPPDAASLLRETVREVVRGAHGGLLSVGAVIALWSASSGMASVMAALNIVYDIEDPRPWWQRRLLAVILTAGFALFTVTALLLMVFGPQIGERVAARIGLGSLFTAVWSVVSWPVLMALVLTGVALVYHFAPAAGQRWRWITPGSVVALAVWLGASLALRLYVSQVADYNATYGSIGGVILLLLWFYVTALVLLLGAEVNAEIEGAAADRGHPEANASGKLRSVKVSRSGGRVDRRTAT, from the coding sequence ATGACGAGAGCCCGCGTCACGCGCTTCCCGGCCGGCCGCCACCTCTCACCATGGCGGCTCGGCGGGCTTTCGGTTCGCGACCTCGGCCGGCGGCTCTACCGTCGAATCGGGGAGGACGAGATCCCCGTGCGAGCGGCAGCCCTGTCGTACTGGTTTCTGTTTTCGCTGTTCCCCGCGTTCCTGGTCCTGACGGCCGTGGTCGGCCTGTTCCCCGGATCGCACCTCATCGGCCGCCTGCTGCGCTATCTCGACCAGGTCTTGCCGCCGGACGCGGCGTCGCTCCTGCGAGAGACAGTCCGAGAGGTCGTGCGTGGCGCCCATGGCGGTCTGCTTTCGGTTGGGGCCGTCATCGCGTTATGGTCGGCCTCGAGCGGCATGGCGTCTGTGATGGCCGCTCTGAACATCGTCTACGACATCGAGGACCCGCGCCCCTGGTGGCAGCGGCGGCTGCTCGCCGTCATCCTCACCGCGGGATTTGCACTCTTCACGGTGACCGCCCTGCTCCTGATGGTGTTTGGCCCGCAGATCGGCGAGCGAGTGGCCGCCCGGATCGGACTGGGGTCACTGTTCACGGCGGTCTGGAGCGTGGTGAGTTGGCCTGTCCTCATGGCGCTGGTCCTGACCGGAGTCGCGCTCGTCTATCATTTCGCCCCGGCCGCCGGGCAGCGGTGGCGGTGGATCACGCCAGGCTCGGTCGTGGCGCTGGCCGTCTGGCTCGGGGCCTCACTCGCGCTCCGGCTGTATGTGAGCCAGGTGGCCGACTACAACGCGACGTACGGCTCGATTGGCGGCGTCATCCTGTTGCTGCTGTGGTTCTACGTGACGGCCTTGGTGCTCCTCCTCGGAGCCGAGGTCAATGCCGAGATCGAGGGAGCCGCGGCCGACCGTGGTCACCCCGAGGCCAATGCCTCGGGCAAGTTGCGCTCGGTGAAGGTTTCCCGCTCCGGAGGCCGCGTGGATCGGCGCACCGCGACGTGA